A section of the Humulus lupulus chromosome 2, drHumLupu1.1, whole genome shotgun sequence genome encodes:
- the LOC133817105 gene encoding probable adenylate kinase 7, mitochondrial, whose translation MAGLNRLSVVAPSLARRLLGLGFRRGYGSASAAQVQYDYYDSEEEEEWGHGDRRQAKPLVDSEGFVPGRGVQWVVIGDRTAKKHVYAERLSKLLQVPHISMGTLVRQELNPRSSLYKQIANAVNEGKLVPEEIIFPLLSKRLEEGYCRGETGFILDGIPRTSIQAEILDQIADIDLVVNFKSTGEHLEKKNLGTGNFTPCQEYMGKRNATGYNLNLYSQNGQQVSTTTDSDSEVLWKEKFSNYAEQSKSLEDYYKTQRKLVDIQVTDAPGETWQGLLAALHLQHINAVSSSQKLTA comes from the exons ATGGCCGGACTCAACCGTCTGAGTGTGGTTGCTCCATCTCTGGCTCGCCGCCTTCTGGGGCTCGGCTTCCGCCGAGGCTACGGATCGGCTTCTGCGGCTCAGGTACAGTACGACTATTATGATTCCGAAGAGGAAGAAGAGTGGGGACACGGGGATCGGCGCCAGGCGAAGCCGCTGGTGGACTCGGAGGGATTTGTCCCTGGAAGAGGGGTTCAATGGGTGGTGATCGGTGATCGAACCGCGAAGAAACACGTGTACGCCGAAAGGCTCTCGAAGCTTCTACAAGTTCCTCACATTTCCATGGGAACCCTTGTTCGCCAGGAGCTCAATCCTCGCTCTTCTCTCTACAAACAG ATTGCTAATGCAGTGAATGAGGGCAAGCTTGTGCCTGAGGAAATAATATTTCCTCTGTTGTCTAAGAGACTTGAAGAAGGCTACTGCAGAGGTGAAACTGGTTTCATTCTTGATGGAATTCCTCGAACAAGCATCCAAGCT gAGATCCTTGACCAAATTGCGGATATTGATTTAGTTGTGAATTTCAAGAGCACAGGAGAGCACTTGGAGAAGAAGAATCTAGGAACTGGGAACTTCACTCCTTGTCAAGAGTATATGGGCAAGAGAAATGCCACCGGTTATAATCTAAACCTGTACTCACAGAATGGACAACAAGTCTCCACTACTACTGATTCTGATTCTGAAGTACTCTGGAAAGAGAAGTTCAGTAACTATGCAGAGCAG AGCAAGTCATTGGAAGACTACTACAAAACGCAGAGGAAACTTGTTGATATTCAAGTAACTGATGCACCAGGAGAAACTTGGCAAGGGTTGTTGGCTGCCCTACATCTCCAGCATATAAATGCTGTCAGTTCTTCGCAGAAGCTCACTGCCTGA
- the LOC133817104 gene encoding uncharacterized protein LOC133817104 has translation MVLGLRTKTRRSSAVQIDYLVHIQEIKPWPPSQSLRSLRSVLIQWENGDRCSGSTSAVVPSIGSIVGEGKIEFNESFRLPVTLLRDMSVKGGDGDAFQKNCLELNLYEPRRDRTVKGQLLASAIIDLAEYGVPKETLSVSTPMNCKRSFKNTNQPVLYATLQSVEKARSNTSSRESLSRAMSMENVGGESVSALMNEEYAEEAEIASFTDDDVSSHSSVAASSNGGLHPRNEENGIDTNGSSKKNTGSSKLQLEKSNLVRQNSSSENMRRSSSRSSSIDLSSDMGSPQNNLASVSHSPVSNSAKIRKSVERVHSSSSLVNENVEENSDTRRRSIDHEYLAEEIHGNVANGRSNLTNENSQAVEQLTSNGNSKVNGNNNGHAKEIGRDFSEAAGTIDDNYDNSTVDRERKEEEKIKDDGQHLNEESYSKEDEFNIAHAQGVTRKQSLGSDTSSPSRENLGIKESILNNERLKHVKSVRADPSRNGSVVSNQYAESKETGVPGDAPSGMGSLRLKERKDAKVFPRDTRSAILESKMQQLEHRIKMLEGELREAAAVEASLYSVIAEHGSSTSKVHAPARRLSRLYLHACRESSQSRRANAARSAVSGLVLVAKACGNDVPRLTYWLSNSVVLRTIISQAAGSLELPLSTGSSNNRNGTQKVKGKVTSPLKWKAFSPSKREGMDLLYSSLSDWEEPHTFTRALEKIESWIFSRIVESIWWQTLTPHMQSVPEKDVDKNNGPGTRKSYSRTSSLGDQEEQGNFSLDLWKKAFRDSFERLCPVRAGGHECGCLPMLARLIMEQCVARLDVAMFNAILRESGDEIPTDPVSDPISDSKVLPIPAGKSSFGAGAQLKVAIGNWSRWLTDLFGMDDDDPLDKNENSHDSDDERQDTTFKSFYLLNALSDLLMLPKDMLLSRSIRKEVCPTFAAPLIRRILDNFSPDEFCPDPIPGVVLEALESEDPTDVGEEAATNFPCAAAAIFYSPPSTASVTSVIGEVGGHAHLKRSGSSLLRKSYTSDDELDELNSPLALIINDAPRSSPVPTKSSWISKEKNNQNTLRYELLRDVWMESE, from the exons ATGGTCCTAGGCTTGAGAACGAAGACCAGGAGGAGCTCTGCTGTTCAGATTGATTACCTTGTCCATATTCAGGAGATTAAGCCCTGGCCCCCATCACAGTCGCTTAGATCACTTCGAAGTGTGCTGATTCAATGGGAAAACGGTGACCGATGCTCAGGGTCAACAAGCGCTGTCGTTCCATCAATTGGGTCTATTGTTGGCGAGGGAAAAATTGAATTCAATGAATCTTTCAGGCTACCTGTGACTCTGCTAAGGGATATGTCTGTCAAAGGTGGGGATGGAGATGCATTCCAGAAGAATTGTTTGGAGCTCAACTTGTATGAGCCTCGAAGGGATAGGACCGTCAAGGGCCAGTTACTTGCTTCTGCCATTATAGATTTAGCAGAATATGGTGTGCCGAAAGAAACCTTAAGTGTTAGTACTCCAATGAACTGTAAGAGGAGCTTTAAAAACACAAATCAACCTGTTTTATATGCTACACTTCAGTCTGTTGAGAAGGCTCGCAGTAACACCTCATCTAGGGAGAGCTTATCAAGGGCGATGTCAATGGAAAATGTGGGTGGAGAATCAGTTTCAGCCTTGATGAATGAAGAATATGCTGAAGAAGCTGAAATTGCATCTTTCACTGATGATGATGTTTCCTCTCACTCTTCTGTTGCAGCTTCTTCTAATGGGGGGCTACATCCTCGTAATGAAGAG AATGGAATAGACACAAATGGGAGTAGCAAGAAAAATACTGGGTCCTCGAAACTACAGCTTGAAAAATCAAATCTAGTTCGACAGAACTCGTCAAGTGAAAATATGAGGCGAAGTTCGTCGCGCTCGTCATCAATAGACTTATCTTCTGATATGGGTAGTCCACAAAATAATCTTGCTTCTGTGTCCCACTCTCCAGTTTCAAATTCTGCCAAAATCCGGAAAAGTGTTGAGCGtgttcattcctcttcatcttTGGTGAATGAAAATGTGGAAGAGAATTCTGACACAAGAAGAAGAAGCATTGACCATGAATATTTAGCTGAAGAGATTCACGGGAATGTTGCTAATGGAAGAAGTAATTTAACAAATGAGAATTCCCAGGCAGTTGAGCAACTGACATCCAATGGTAACTCCAAAGTTAATGGAAACAATAACGGACATGCTAAGGAAATTGGTAGAGATTTCTCGGAGGCGGCTGGAACAATTGATGACAACTATGATAACTCTACGGTGGACAGAgaaagaaaagaggaagaaaagatTAAGGATGATGGGCAGCACTTAAATGAGGAAAGTTATTCAAAAGAAGATGAATTTAACATTGCACATGCACAAGGTGTTACCAGAAAGCAATCATTGGGAAGTGATACATCATCTCCAAGCAGGGAAAATCTTGGAATAAAAGAAAGTATTCTGAATAATGAAAGATTAAAACATGTGAAATCTGTTAGAGCAGACCCTTCTAGGAATGGATCAGTTGTTAGTAATCAGTATGCAGAGAGTAAGGAAACTGGTGTTCCAGGTGATGCTCCGAGCGGCATGGGTAGCCTCAGACTTAAGGAAAGAAAAGATGCTAAGGTCTTCCCAAGAGACACTAGAAGTGCCATTTTAGAAAGCAAGATGCAGCAGTTGGAGCACAGAATAAAAATGCTTGAAGGAGAGTTGAGGGAAGCTGCTGCAGTTGAGGCTTCTCTTTATTCAGTAATTGCTGAGCATGGAAGTTCTACAAGTAAGGTACACGCCCCAGCTAGGCGCCTTTCTCGGCTGTACCTTCATGCTTGCAGAGAGAGTTCCCAGTCTAGAAGGGCAAATGCAGCTAGAAGTGCTGTTTCAGGATTAGTTTTGGTTGCAAAAGCTTGTGGAAATGATGTCCCTAG GTTAACATATTGGCTGTCAAATTCTGTTGTGTTGAGAACAATAATAAGCCAAGCTGCTGGGAGCCTGGAGCTTCCACTTTCTACTGGTTCTTCAAATAATAGGAATGGCACTCAAAAGGTAAAAGGCAAGGTAACATCTCCCTTGAAATGGAAGGCATTCTCTCCCAGCAAAAGGGAAGGCATGGATCTCTTGTACAGCAGTTTAAGTGATTGGGAGGAGCCACATACATTTACACGTGCACTAGAAAAGATTGAAAGTTGGATTTTTTCTAGAATTGTTGAATCTATTTGGTGGCAG ACTTTGACCCCACACATGCAGTCTGTCCCGGAAAAAGATGTTGATAAAAATAATGGTCCTGGAACAAGAAAAAGCTACAGCAGGACTTCTAGTTTAGGTGATCAAGAAGAACAAGGGAATTTTTCATTAGACCTATGGAAGAAGGCCTTTAGAGATTCCTTCGAAAGGCTTTGTCCTGTACGGGCTGGGGGGCATGAATGTGGCTGCTTGCCTATGTTGGCCAGATTG ATAATGGAGCAGTGCGTGGCAAGATTAGATGTGGCAATGTTCAATGCTATTCTTCGAGAATCTGGTGATGAGATTCCTACTGATCCTGTATCAGATCCCATCAGTGATTCTAAGGTCCTTCCAATTCCAGCTGGGAAATCAAGCTTTGGGGCTGGTGCACAACTGAAAGTTGCG ATTGGGAACTGGTCTAGATGGCTGACTGACCTATTTGGCATGGATGATGATGACCCACTTGACAAGAATGAGAACAGCCACGACAGTGATGATGAAAGACAAGATACAACCTTTAAGTCTTTCTATCTTCTTAATGCATTGAGTGATCTGCTGATGCTTCCAAAGGACATGCTCTTAAGTAGATCCATCAGAAAAGAG GTATGTCCCACATTTGCTGCACCATTGATAAGGAGAATTCTCGACAATTTTTCCCCAGATGAATTTTGCCCTGATCCAATCCCTGGTGTTGTGCTTGAAGCTCTAGAATCTGAG GATCCTACTGATGTAGGGGAGGAGGCTGCCACAAACTTCCCATGCGCCGCTGCTGCAATTTTCTATTCTCCACCTTCCACAGCTTCTGTTACAAGCGTAATTGGAGAGGTTGGAGGTCATGCACATCTAAAACGAAGTGGATCCTCACTGCTCAGAAAATCATACACTAGCGATGATGAGCTTGATGAATTGAACTCACCATTGGCCTTGATCATCAACGATGCTCCCCGCTCTTCGCCAGTGCCTACAAAATCAAGTTGGATTTCAAAAGAAAAGAACAATCAAAATACTCTCAGGTACGAGCTACTTCGAGATGTATGGATGGAAAGCGAGTGA